A single region of the Buteo buteo chromosome 16, bButBut1.hap1.1, whole genome shotgun sequence genome encodes:
- the MACO1 gene encoding macoilin isoform X2: MVIEALPPGSLLAVPGVGDGILAHSLGPPQQCSRPKAVCSNDFSSSCLSACAAVRSIGYPVVTLGFGFKSYVSYKMRLRKQKEVQKENEFYMQLLQQALPPEQQMLQRQEREAEEAAKGLSDMDSSILLQHNGGIPANKKISATLPELEYREKGKEKDKDAKKHNLGINNNILQPVDSKIQEIEYMENHINSKRLNNDLVGSTENLLKEDSCTASSKNYKNVSGVVNSSPRSHSATNGSIPSSSTKNEKKQKCASKSPSTHKDLMENCIPNNQLSKPDALVRLEQDIKKLKADLQASRQIEQELRSQISSLTNTERGIRSEIGQLRQENELLQNKLHNAVQMKQKDKQMISQLEKKLKAEQEARAFVEKQLMEEKKRKKLEEATAARAVAFAAATRGECTETLRNRIRELETECKKLTIDIKLKEDQIRELEIKVQELRKYKENEKDTEVLMSALSAMQDKTQHLENSLSAETRIKLDLFSALGDAKRQLEIAQGQIIQKDQEIKDLKQKIAEVMAVMPSITYTAATSTLSPVSPHYSSKFVETSPSGLDPNASVYQPLKK, translated from the exons ATGGTTATTGAGGCTTTACCTCCAGGGTCACTTCTGGCTGTACCAGGTGTGGGTGATGGAATTTTGGCTCACAGCCTTGGTCCCCCCCAGCAATGCAGTAGACCCAAAGCTGTATGTTCCAACGACTTCTCCAGCTCTTGTCTCTCAGCCTGTGCGGCAGTGAGAAG tattgGCTATCCTGTTGTGACTTTGGGCTTTGGCTTTAAAAGTTACGTCAGCTACAAAATGcgtttaagaaaacaaaaagaagtgcAGAAAGAGAATGAGTTCTACATGCAGCTTCTCCAGCAAGCTCTGCCCCCCGAACAGCAGATGTTACAAAGGCAagagagggaggcagaggaag CAGCCAAAGGATTATCTGATATGGATTCCTCAATACTTTTGCAGCACAATGGAGGCATTCcagctaataaaaaaatatctgcaaCATTGCCAGAGCTAGAATatagagaaaaagggaaagaaaaggacaaggaTGCTAAGAAACACAACCTTGGAATAAACAACAACATTTTGCAACCTGTAGACtctaaaatacaagaaattgaATATATGGAAAACCATATCAATAGTAAAAGATTAAATAATGATCTTGTAGGAAGTACAGAAAACCTCTTAAAAGAGGACTCATGCACTGCCTCGtccaaaaattacaaaaatgtcaGCGGAGTTGTGAACTCCTCGCCTCGCAGTCACAGTGCAACTAATGGGAGCATCCCTTCCTCATCtactaaaaatgagaaaaaacagaaatgtgcTAGCAAAAGCCCAAGCACACATAAGGACTTAATGGAAAATTGTATTCCTAATAACCAGCTAAGCAAACCAGATGCACTGGTAAG GTTGGAACAagatattaaaaagttaaaggCTGACCTGCAAGCAAGCAGGCAGATTGAACAGGAGCTACGTAGTCAGATCAGTTCTCTGACTAACACAGAGCGGGGAATTCGGTCTGAAATCGGACAGCTCCGGCAAGAAAATGAACTGCTTCAGAACAA ATTACACAATGCTgtacaaatgaaacaaaaagacaaacaaatgaTCAGCCAGTTGGAGAAGAAACtaaaggcagagcaggaggcacGAGCCTTTGTAGAAAAACaattaatggaagaaaagaagagaaagaagttgGAAGAAGCAACTGCTGCACGTGCTGTCGCCTTTGCTGCTGCTACAAG AGGAGAATGTACTGAAACTTTACGAAATCGTATCCGAGAGCTGGAGACAGAGTGCAAGAAGCTAACAATTGACATAAAGCTGAAAGAAGATCAGATACGAGAACTAGAAATAAAAGTTCAG GAGCTGCGGAAGTAcaaggaaaatgagaaggatACGGAGGTGTTAATGTCAGCACTTTCAGCCATGCAGGATAAAACACAGCACTTAGAGAACAGCCTGAGTGCAGAGACAAGAATCAAGCTGGATCTGTTCTCTGCATTAGGAGATGCAAAACGGCAGCTTGAGATTGCCCAAG ggCAAATCATTCAAAAAGATCAGGAAATCAAGGACCTAAAACAGAAGATTGCAGAAGTTATGGCAGTAATGCCCAGCATAACATACACTGCAGCCACCAGCACTCTGAGTCCTGTTTCCCCACATTACTCTTCCAAATTTGTGGAGACCAGCCCTTCTGGACTTGATCCCAATGCCTCTGTTTATCAGCCCTTGAAGAAATGA
- the MACO1 gene encoding macoilin isoform X1, whose product MKRRSADCSKLRRPLKRNRITEGIYGSTFLYLKFLVVWALVLLADFVLEFRFEYLWPFWLFIRSVYDSFRYQGLAFSVFFVCVAFTSNIICLLFIPIQWLFFAASTYVWVQYVWHTERGVCLPTVSLWILFVYIEAAIRFKDLKNFHVDLCRPFAAHCIGYPVVTLGFGFKSYVSYKMRLRKQKEVQKENEFYMQLLQQALPPEQQMLQRQEREAEEAAKGLSDMDSSILLQHNGGIPANKKISATLPELEYREKGKEKDKDAKKHNLGINNNILQPVDSKIQEIEYMENHINSKRLNNDLVGSTENLLKEDSCTASSKNYKNVSGVVNSSPRSHSATNGSIPSSSTKNEKKQKCASKSPSTHKDLMENCIPNNQLSKPDALVRLEQDIKKLKADLQASRQIEQELRSQISSLTNTERGIRSEIGQLRQENELLQNKLHNAVQMKQKDKQMISQLEKKLKAEQEARAFVEKQLMEEKKRKKLEEATAARAVAFAAATRGECTETLRNRIRELETECKKLTIDIKLKEDQIRELEIKVQELRKYKENEKDTEVLMSALSAMQDKTQHLENSLSAETRIKLDLFSALGDAKRQLEIAQGQIIQKDQEIKDLKQKIAEVMAVMPSITYTAATSTLSPVSPHYSSKFVETSPSGLDPNASVYQPLKK is encoded by the exons tactTTTCTGTATCTGAAGTTCCTGGTAGTGTGGGCCCTAGTACTGTTGGCAGATTTTGTCCTGGAGTTCAGATTTGAGTATCTGTGGCCATTCTGGCTCTTCATCAGGAGTGTTTACGATTCCTTCAGATACCAGGGTTTG gccttttcagtattttttgtttgtgtagCATTCACATCAAATATAATATGTCTGCTCTTCATACCAATACAATGGCTGTTTTTTGCTGCCAGCACGTATGTTTGGGTACAGTATGTCTGGCACACAG AGAGGGGTGTGTGCTTACCAACAGTATCACTGTGGATACTTTTCGTTTATATTGAAGCAGCCATTagatttaaagatttaaaaaacttCCATGTAGACCTATGTCGTCCATTTGCAGCACACTG tattgGCTATCCTGTTGTGACTTTGGGCTTTGGCTTTAAAAGTTACGTCAGCTACAAAATGcgtttaagaaaacaaaaagaagtgcAGAAAGAGAATGAGTTCTACATGCAGCTTCTCCAGCAAGCTCTGCCCCCCGAACAGCAGATGTTACAAAGGCAagagagggaggcagaggaag CAGCCAAAGGATTATCTGATATGGATTCCTCAATACTTTTGCAGCACAATGGAGGCATTCcagctaataaaaaaatatctgcaaCATTGCCAGAGCTAGAATatagagaaaaagggaaagaaaaggacaaggaTGCTAAGAAACACAACCTTGGAATAAACAACAACATTTTGCAACCTGTAGACtctaaaatacaagaaattgaATATATGGAAAACCATATCAATAGTAAAAGATTAAATAATGATCTTGTAGGAAGTACAGAAAACCTCTTAAAAGAGGACTCATGCACTGCCTCGtccaaaaattacaaaaatgtcaGCGGAGTTGTGAACTCCTCGCCTCGCAGTCACAGTGCAACTAATGGGAGCATCCCTTCCTCATCtactaaaaatgagaaaaaacagaaatgtgcTAGCAAAAGCCCAAGCACACATAAGGACTTAATGGAAAATTGTATTCCTAATAACCAGCTAAGCAAACCAGATGCACTGGTAAG GTTGGAACAagatattaaaaagttaaaggCTGACCTGCAAGCAAGCAGGCAGATTGAACAGGAGCTACGTAGTCAGATCAGTTCTCTGACTAACACAGAGCGGGGAATTCGGTCTGAAATCGGACAGCTCCGGCAAGAAAATGAACTGCTTCAGAACAA ATTACACAATGCTgtacaaatgaaacaaaaagacaaacaaatgaTCAGCCAGTTGGAGAAGAAACtaaaggcagagcaggaggcacGAGCCTTTGTAGAAAAACaattaatggaagaaaagaagagaaagaagttgGAAGAAGCAACTGCTGCACGTGCTGTCGCCTTTGCTGCTGCTACAAG AGGAGAATGTACTGAAACTTTACGAAATCGTATCCGAGAGCTGGAGACAGAGTGCAAGAAGCTAACAATTGACATAAAGCTGAAAGAAGATCAGATACGAGAACTAGAAATAAAAGTTCAG GAGCTGCGGAAGTAcaaggaaaatgagaaggatACGGAGGTGTTAATGTCAGCACTTTCAGCCATGCAGGATAAAACACAGCACTTAGAGAACAGCCTGAGTGCAGAGACAAGAATCAAGCTGGATCTGTTCTCTGCATTAGGAGATGCAAAACGGCAGCTTGAGATTGCCCAAG ggCAAATCATTCAAAAAGATCAGGAAATCAAGGACCTAAAACAGAAGATTGCAGAAGTTATGGCAGTAATGCCCAGCATAACATACACTGCAGCCACCAGCACTCTGAGTCCTGTTTCCCCACATTACTCTTCCAAATTTGTGGAGACCAGCCCTTCTGGACTTGATCCCAATGCCTCTGTTTATCAGCCCTTGAAGAAATGA